A region of Bacillus cabrialesii DNA encodes the following proteins:
- a CDS encoding phytase, which translates to MKVTKTMLLSTAAGLLLSLTTNSVSAHHVNAEHHFKVTAQTETDPVTSGDDAADDPAIWLNEKHPEKSKLITTNKKSGLVVYDLDGKQLHSFEFGKLNNVDLRYDFPLNGEKIDIAAASNRSEGKNTIEVYAIDGDKGKLKSITDPKHPISTDISEVYGFSLYHSQKTGAFYAFVTGKQGEFEQYEIVDNGKGYVTGKKVRQFKLNSQTEGLVADDEYGNLYIAEEDVGIWKFNAEPGGGSKSQAVDRATGDHLTADIEGLTIYYAPDGKGYLMASSQGNNSYAMYERQGSNRYIANFDITDGENIDGTSDTDGIDVLGFGLGPKYPYGIFVAQDGENIDNGQAVNQNFKIVSWEQIAQHLGGKPDLHKQVNPRKLKDRSDG; encoded by the coding sequence ATGAAGGTTACAAAAACAATGCTGCTAAGCACTGCCGCTGGTTTATTGCTTAGCCTGACAACAAACTCGGTGTCGGCTCATCATGTGAATGCGGAACATCATTTTAAAGTGACGGCGCAGACGGAGACAGATCCTGTCACTTCCGGCGATGACGCAGCAGATGACCCGGCCATTTGGCTCAATGAAAAGCATCCGGAAAAAAGCAAGTTGATTACGACAAATAAGAAGTCGGGGCTCGTCGTGTATGATTTGGACGGCAAACAGCTTCATTCTTTCGAGTTTGGCAAGCTCAATAATGTCGATCTGCGTTATGATTTTCCATTGAACGGAGAAAAAATTGATATTGCTGCCGCCTCCAACCGGTCTGAAGGAAAGAACACAATCGAAGTATATGCCATAGACGGGGATAAAGGAAAATTAAAAAGCATTACTGACCCTAAACATCCTATTTCCACTGATATTTCCGAGGTTTACGGATTCAGCCTATATCATAGCCAGAAAACAGGAGCATTTTATGCATTCGTGACAGGCAAACAAGGAGAATTTGAGCAATATGAAATTGTTGATAATGGAAAGGGTTATGTGACAGGGAAAAAAGTGCGTCAATTTAAGCTGAATTCTCAGACTGAAGGCCTTGTTGCGGATGATGAGTACGGGAACTTGTATATAGCAGAGGAAGATGTGGGCATTTGGAAATTTAATGCTGAGCCAGGCGGAGGATCAAAGAGTCAGGCTGTCGACCGTGCGACAGGAGACCATTTGACAGCTGATATTGAAGGACTGACGATCTATTATGCACCAGACGGCAAAGGATATCTCATGGCCTCAAGTCAAGGAAATAACAGCTACGCAATGTATGAAAGGCAGGGAAGCAACCGATATATAGCCAACTTTGACATTACAGATGGAGAGAATATAGATGGTACTAGTGACACGGATGGAATTGATGTTCTCGGTTTCGGGCTTGGCCCAAAATATCCGTACGGGATTTTTGTGGCGCAGGATGGCGAAAATATTGACAATGGACAAGCAGTAAATCAAAACTTCAAAATAGTGTCGTGGGAGCAGATTGCACAGCATCTTGGCGGAAAGCCTGATCTTCATAAACAGGTGAATCCGAGAAAGCTGAAGGACCGTTCTGACGGCTAG
- a CDS encoding SDR family NAD(P)-dependent oxidoreductase: MPKQHTAELKPFFHNKTVLVTGGTGSIGSQIVKRLLLLTPKQVIVFSKDDSKQYVMSQKYAEDKRLLFVLGDVRDHRRVNQVMKGVDIVFHAAALKQVPTCEDHPFEAIQTNLIGGQNVVEAALLHRVQHVINISTDKAVSPVNTMGATKLLSEKLFHQANRHVQNRGTVFCSVRFGNVLGSRGSVIPILFEQMMEGEPLTITDKNMTRFFMSIDDAATLTLQSAAITKGGETFIFKMESLKLEELIHGFEEYASQHGLPRPAAVEVGKRPGEKLHEELTSPHEIESLYEWGNLYAILPEPEKHPDFRRVNLPGYQSDQAPLITKDRIAQIIEELHQEKKA, translated from the coding sequence ATGCCTAAACAGCACACAGCAGAACTAAAACCATTTTTCCATAACAAAACAGTTTTAGTCACTGGCGGAACGGGTTCAATCGGGAGTCAAATTGTCAAACGCCTTTTGCTGCTTACACCCAAACAGGTAATTGTATTCAGCAAAGACGACAGTAAACAGTATGTCATGAGTCAAAAGTATGCGGAGGATAAGCGGCTTTTATTTGTACTCGGAGATGTGCGTGATCACAGAAGGGTGAATCAGGTGATGAAAGGCGTCGATATCGTCTTTCACGCGGCTGCACTGAAACAGGTTCCGACATGTGAAGATCATCCATTTGAAGCCATACAGACCAATCTCATCGGCGGACAGAATGTGGTGGAGGCCGCCCTTTTACATCGAGTGCAGCATGTTATCAACATTAGTACAGATAAAGCTGTATCTCCAGTGAACACAATGGGTGCCACCAAGCTGTTATCTGAAAAGCTGTTTCATCAAGCAAACCGCCACGTTCAAAACAGAGGAACCGTATTTTGTTCGGTCCGCTTCGGAAATGTTCTCGGCTCAAGAGGTTCGGTCATTCCTATTTTATTTGAACAAATGATGGAAGGCGAACCATTGACCATCACAGACAAGAACATGACCAGATTTTTCATGTCAATAGACGATGCGGCTACACTGACATTGCAATCAGCTGCTATTACAAAAGGCGGAGAAACCTTTATTTTTAAAATGGAATCACTGAAACTTGAAGAACTGATTCATGGATTTGAAGAATATGCATCGCAGCACGGGCTCCCGCGGCCGGCAGCAGTAGAAGTCGGCAAGCGTCCAGGTGAAAAGCTTCACGAAGAACTAACATCCCCTCATGAAATTGAATCACTGTATGAATGGGGCAACCTTTATGCCATCCTTCCAGAGCCGGAAAAACATCCTGATTTTCGCAGAGTCAACCTTCCAGGGTATCAATCGGATCAAGCCCCTCTCATTACAAAAGACAGAATTGCCCAGATTATCGAAGAATTGCATCAAGAAAAAAAGGCATAA
- the msrB gene encoding peptide-methionine (R)-S-oxide reductase MsrB yields MSYNKEEKIKSLNRMQYEVTQNNGTEPPFQNEYWDHKEEGLYVDIVSGKPLFTSKDKFDSHCGWPSFTKPIEEKEVEEKLDTTHGMIRTEVRSRTADSHLGHVFNDGPGPSGLRYCINSAALRFVPKDKLKEEGYESYLHLFDK; encoded by the coding sequence ATGTCATACAATAAAGAAGAAAAAATCAAGTCACTAAACCGCATGCAATATGAGGTGACACAAAATAACGGCACGGAGCCGCCGTTTCAAAATGAATATTGGGATCATAAGGAAGAAGGGCTGTATGTCGACATTGTGTCAGGCAAGCCATTGTTTACATCCAAAGATAAATTTGATTCCCACTGCGGCTGGCCAAGTTTTACAAAACCGATTGAAGAAAAAGAAGTGGAAGAAAAGCTAGACACAACCCACGGCATGATTCGCACAGAAGTAAGAAGCCGTACTGCTGATTCACATCTTGGTCATGTATTTAATGACGGACCGGGGCCAAGCGGGCTTCGTTACTGCATAAATTCAGCGGCGCTGCGGTTTGTGCCGAAGGATAAGCTAAAAGAAGAAGGCTACGAAAGCTATCTGCATCTTTTTGATAAATAA
- the msrA gene encoding peptide-methionine (S)-S-oxide reductase MsrA encodes MSEKKEIATFAGGCFWCMVKPFDEQPGIEKVVSGYTGGHTENPTYEEVCSETTGHREAVQITFDPDVYPYEKLLELFWQQIDPTDAGGQFADRGSSYRAAIFYHNDKQKELADASKQRLEESGVFKDPIVTDILKAEPFYEAEDYHQHFYKKNPGHYQRYRTGSGRAGFISEHWGTK; translated from the coding sequence ATGTCTGAAAAAAAAGAAATCGCCACATTTGCTGGAGGCTGTTTTTGGTGTATGGTTAAACCTTTCGACGAACAGCCGGGAATTGAAAAAGTGGTGTCCGGGTATACAGGCGGCCATACTGAAAACCCTACGTATGAAGAGGTGTGCAGTGAAACGACAGGACATCGTGAAGCCGTTCAAATCACGTTTGATCCTGATGTGTACCCTTATGAAAAGCTGCTTGAATTATTTTGGCAGCAAATCGATCCGACAGATGCCGGCGGCCAGTTTGCTGATCGCGGCAGTTCCTACCGAGCAGCCATTTTTTATCATAATGATAAACAAAAGGAGCTTGCAGACGCTTCTAAACAGCGCTTGGAAGAGAGCGGCGTCTTTAAAGATCCGATTGTAACGGACATTTTAAAAGCTGAACCTTTCTATGAAGCGGAAGACTACCATCAGCATTTTTATAAAAAGAATCCAGGACATTATCAGCGTTACCGGACAGGTTCTGGACGTGCCGGATTTATCAGCGAGCATTGGGGGACGAAATAA
- a CDS encoding MarR family transcriptional regulator, translating to MKVRTQMMYDMETLLRKVFKQIRNEINEILDKELSRNEFTILRILSEQGPKKVTEFAPILEVSASHITAVTDALVEKEWITRIRSKEDRRIIRIHITEAGEKVLQHFNEKKTEYFFKRFDCYSDAELASLIELFSKLDKKR from the coding sequence TTGAAAGTTAGAACACAAATGATGTACGATATGGAAACTTTACTCCGTAAAGTCTTTAAACAAATACGCAATGAAATCAATGAAATTCTAGATAAAGAGCTGTCACGGAATGAATTTACCATTCTGCGCATCCTCAGTGAGCAAGGGCCTAAAAAAGTAACCGAATTTGCGCCTATTTTAGAAGTATCGGCAAGCCACATTACGGCTGTGACTGATGCGCTGGTAGAAAAGGAATGGATTACGAGAATCAGATCGAAGGAAGACAGACGCATCATCCGCATTCATATCACTGAAGCGGGCGAAAAGGTCCTTCAGCATTTCAACGAGAAAAAAACGGAATATTTCTTTAAACGCTTTGACTGCTACAGTGATGCCGAACTTGCTTCATTAATCGAGCTCTTCAGCAAACTTGATAAAAAACGGTGA
- a CDS encoding MATE family efflux transporter: MKAYDFTQGNVLKQLVLFSTPIMLGNALQVSFQFIDSLWVGNLLGAKALGAAAVSSTIVLTVLSFILGLNNATLTILSQQKGKDDEKGMASYINAFVVLLTGLSIGFGAAGFFLSELLLRLLKTPESMIPLAESYLQIQFIGILFLFGYNFISTVLRALGDSKTPLRFIAFAVVLNTVLAPLFISVFRMGIAGAAYSTILSQGIAFLYGLFYVIKHKFVPFSIPRVPKWEESALILKLGIPAGLQMMVITGGMMAIMSVVNSYGEHVVSGFGAVQRLDSIITLPAMAAGTAVNSMAGQNIGIGNYKRVGTIARLGVMAVISCMMVIAVMIWVFGKYLMRLFISEPDAVAFGEQYLRWIAFFYPFIGINFVLNGIVRAAGAMLQVLVLNLISFWVLRYPFTALFSAWLGQKGIGLGIGMSFLLSSCAAFLYYRYGRWKTMKLFTEK, translated from the coding sequence ATGAAAGCATACGATTTTACACAGGGGAACGTGCTGAAACAGCTTGTGCTGTTTTCAACGCCGATTATGCTCGGAAACGCATTGCAGGTTTCCTTTCAATTTATAGACAGTCTGTGGGTCGGCAATTTACTTGGGGCAAAGGCCCTTGGGGCAGCCGCGGTTTCAAGTACGATTGTATTAACCGTGCTGTCTTTTATTCTAGGCCTAAACAATGCGACGTTAACGATTTTGTCGCAGCAGAAGGGGAAAGATGATGAAAAAGGAATGGCGTCGTATATTAACGCTTTTGTTGTTTTATTAACAGGTTTGAGCATCGGATTCGGCGCAGCCGGTTTTTTTCTGTCAGAGCTTTTGCTTCGCCTTCTAAAAACGCCGGAGTCGATGATACCGCTAGCTGAGAGCTATTTACAGATTCAATTTATCGGCATTTTATTTTTGTTTGGTTATAACTTTATCAGTACGGTGCTTCGGGCGCTCGGCGACAGCAAGACACCACTTCGGTTTATAGCGTTTGCCGTTGTGCTGAATACAGTGTTGGCACCGCTCTTTATTTCTGTGTTCCGCATGGGAATAGCGGGAGCTGCTTATTCGACGATTTTGTCACAAGGTATTGCATTTCTGTATGGATTGTTTTATGTCATTAAACATAAGTTTGTGCCTTTTTCTATTCCGAGAGTGCCCAAGTGGGAAGAGTCCGCGCTGATTTTAAAACTCGGGATTCCAGCCGGTCTTCAGATGATGGTGATTACAGGCGGAATGATGGCGATTATGAGTGTTGTCAACTCATACGGGGAGCACGTAGTATCAGGCTTCGGCGCGGTGCAGCGGCTTGACAGCATCATCACGCTTCCTGCTATGGCTGCCGGTACAGCGGTCAACAGTATGGCAGGGCAAAATATCGGAATCGGAAACTATAAAAGAGTGGGGACGATTGCGAGACTGGGTGTGATGGCTGTTATTTCTTGCATGATGGTGATTGCCGTGATGATTTGGGTATTTGGTAAATACCTCATGAGGTTATTTATCAGCGAGCCTGATGCTGTTGCGTTTGGTGAACAATATTTGCGATGGATCGCTTTTTTCTATCCTTTTATCGGAATTAATTTCGTACTAAACGGAATCGTCAGAGCGGCGGGAGCGATGCTGCAGGTGCTGGTTTTAAATTTGATATCGTTTTGGGTTTTGAGATATCCGTTCACGGCTCTATTTTCAGCTTGGCTTGGACAGAAAGGAATCGGGCTCGGAATCGGAATGAGTTTTTTATTAAGTAGCTGTGCGGCATTTTTGTATTACAGATACGGCCGCTGGAAAACAATGAAACTGTTTACTGAAAAATAA